In one window of Gossypium arboreum isolate Shixiya-1 chromosome 4, ASM2569848v2, whole genome shotgun sequence DNA:
- the LOC108460613 gene encoding NAC domain containing protein 52-like, whose amino-acid sequence MRGENSLAIVTAPSAAAETGGSATALAPGFRFHPTDEELVSYYLKRKVTNKPVRFNAIAEVDIYKHEPWDLSDKSRLKTRDQEWYFFSLLDKKYGNGGRMNRATNQGYWKATGKDREVRHNDQLMGMKKTLVFHNGRAPDGLRTNWVMHEYRLVEEELERIGTLQGYVLCRVFHKNNIGPPNGNRYAPFIEAEWDDGSAALVPGIDIGDDGVASEKALVESNGVQKSGFEQEIQNADEEAPANDKVRRELPNERIYDCPPLPPGNSERLDNGPRLCLVNREAPLPLIHYKRRRQNDSGPNHANISENSTRTQDHCSSTTTAGTTTASPSSDTTTAVSALLEFSLMESIEPKKKKPHVPPPIYETANLDSMVPPGCMKLITDLQNEIRKISAEREMLKLEMMSAQAMINILQSKVDFLSKENEDLKRNNRELRGGSVGSCSHP is encoded by the exons ATGCGTGGTGAAAACTCTTTAGCTATAGTGACAGCACCATCTGCGGCGGCGGAGACGGGAGGTTCAGCGACGGCCTTAGCACCTGGGTTTCGATTCCACCCAACAGATGAAGAGTTGGTTAGCTATTACTTGAAAAGAAAAGTTACAAACAAGCCTGTCAGATTTAACGCTATTGCAGAAGTTGATATTTACAAGCACGAGCCTTGGGACCTTTCAG ACAAGTCAAGGTTGAAAACCAGAGACCAGGAGTGGTATTTTTTTAGTTTATTGGACAAGAAGTATGGGAATGGAGGAAGAATGAATAGGgccacaaaccaagggtattggAAGGCCACAGGGAAGGACCGAGAGGTCCGTCACAATGATCAGCTTATGGGGATGAAAAAGACATTAGTATTCCATAATGGGAGAGCTCCAGATGGGTTGCGAACCAATTGGGTTATGCACGAGTATCGACTTGTTGAAGAAGAATTGGAAAGAATTGGGACATTGCAG GGGTATGTGCTATGTAGAGTATTTCATAAGAATAACATTGGACCACCCAATGGAAACCGATATGCCCCTTTCATTGAGGCAGAATGGGATGATGGTTCAGCAGCTTTAGTTCCAGGAATAGATATTGGGGATGATGGTGTAGCTTCTGAGAAGGCACTGGTTGAAAGCAATGGTGTTCAAAAAAGTGGTTTTGAGCAG GAGATTCAAAATGCAGATGAGGAAGCACCAGCTAATGATAAAGTTCGGAGGGAGTTACCGAATGAGAGAATATATGACTGTCCTCCATTACCTCCGGGCAATAGTGAGAGACTAGATAATGGCCCTCGTCTATGCTTGGTTAATAGAGAAGCACCCTTGCCTCTAATCCATTACAAGAGAAGACGCCAGAATGATTCAGGACCTAACCATGCAAATATTTCCGAGAACTCAACAAGAACTCAGGATCATTGTTCATCTACAACAACAGCAGGGACAACCACAGCATCACCATCATCGGATACAACAACAGCAGTTTCTGCACTGCTGGAATTTTCTTTAATGGAATCTATAGAACCCAAAAAGAAGAAGCCTCATGTTCCTCCACCAATATATGAAACTGCTAACCTAGATTCAATGGTGCCTCCTGGCTGCATGAAACTTATCACTGACTTGCAGAATGAAATCCGCAAGATTTCTGCAGAGAGGGAGATGTTGAAGCTTGAAATGATGAGTGCTCAAGCTATGATTAACATTCTTCAGTCAAAAGTAGATTTTCTTAGCAAGGAAAATGAGGATCTAAAGAGAAACAACCGTGAACTCAGGGGTGGTTCAGTTGGCTCATGCAGCCATCCTTAG
- the LOC108460614 gene encoding bZIP transcription factor 60-like: MEETNWESLLFEFDFPNVGNILQNESESVTPPISTHSPDEKLIWTSSIGEIEKLLMEDDRFDDKVETQPIPNEFLADLLVDSSPSGSGDVVIDDTAFDKQNQTLFNVDNDDPIDKKQRRKLRNRDAAVRSRERKKMYVKDLEMKSRYLEGECRRLSCLLQWSIAENQALRFTLNQRCAFDASSAKQESAVLLLESLLLGSLLWFLGIMCLFTLQRLPKSLLENEEKRGPERVAHSNLVGQSFVKTRRCKASKRKMKEFNVTGIPIPF; encoded by the exons ATGGAGGAAACCAATTGGGAAAGCCTGTTGTTTGAGTTTGACTTTCCTAATGTTGGAAATATCTTACAAAATGAATCAGAATCGGTAACTCCACCAATCTCCACCCACTCCCCCGATGAAAAACTGATTTGGACTTCCTCCATTGGTGAGATCGAGAAGCTTTTAATGGAGGACGATCGTTTTGATGACAAGGTTGAGACTCAACCTATCCCCAATGAGTTTTTGGCGGATTTATTGGTTGATTCATCTCCTAGTGGCAGCGGCGATGTGGTCATAGATGATACTGCTTTTGACAAACAAAACCAGACCCTTTTCAACGTTGATAATGATGATCCCATTGATAAGAAACAGAGAAG GAAATTGAGAAATAGAGATGCAGCTGTGAGATCAAGGGAGAGGAAAAAGATGTATGTTAAGGATCTGGAGATGAAGAGTAGGTATTTAGAAGGGGAATGTAGGAGACTGAGCTGTTTGCTTCAATGGTCCATTGCAGAGAATCAAGCTCTTCGTTTTACTTTAAACCAGCGTTGTGCATTTGATGCTTCCTCGGCCAAGCAGGAGTCTGCTGTGCTCTTGTTGG AATCCCTGCTGTTGGGTTCCCTGCTTTGGTTCCTGGGCATCATGTGCCTGTTCACCCTGCAAAGGTTGCCCAAGTCTCTTCTGGAAAACGAGGAAAAAAGAGGTCCTGAAAGAGTGGCTCATAGTAACTTGGTGGGACAGTCTTTTGTGAAGACTAGGCGATGCAAGGCATCAAAAAGAAAGATGAAAGAATTTAATGTTACTGGAATTCCAATTCCATTTTAG